A genomic stretch from Leishmania infantum JPCM5 genome chromosome 23 includes:
- a CDS encoding peroxidoxin, whose translation MLRRLPTSCFLKRSQFRGFAATSPLLNLDYQMYRTATVREAAPQFSGQAVVNGAIKDINMNDYKGKYIVLFFYPMDFTFVCPTEIIAFSDRHADFEKLNTQVVAVSCDSVYSHLAWVNTPRKKGGLGEMHIPVLADKSMEIARDYGVLIEESGIALRGLFIIDKKGILRHSTINDLPVGRNVDEALRVLEAFQYADENGDAIPCGWKPGQPTLDTTKAGEFFEKNM comes from the coding sequence ATGCTCCGCCGTCTTCCCACCAGCTGCTTCCTGAAGCGCTCGCAGTTCCGCGGGTTCGCGGCTACGTCGCCGCTTTTGAATCTGGACTATCAGATGTACCGTACAGCGACTGTCCGTGAAGCTGCGCCACAGTTTTCCGGCCAGGCTGTCGTGAATGGTGCAATTAAGGATATAAACATGAACGACTACAAGGGCAAGTACATTGTGCTGTTTTTCTATCCGATGGACTTCACCTTCGTTTGCCCGACCGAGATCATTGCGTTTTCGGATCGCCACGCCGACTTTGAGAAGCTAAACACGCAGGTTGTTGCGGTGTCGTGCGATTCGGTGTACTCTCACCTGGCGTGGGTGAACACGCCACGCAAAAAGGGTGGCCTCGGTGAAATGCACATCCCCGTACTGGCGGACAAGTCGATGGAGATCGCTCGTGACTATGGTGTGCTGATCGAGGAATCCGGTATCGCTCTTCGAGGGCTCTTTATCATCGACAAGAAGGGCATCCTGCGCCACTCAACGATAAATGACCTTCCTGTGGGCCGCAACGTGGACGAGGCActgcgcgtgctggaggcTTTCCAGTACGCGGACGAGAATGGAGATGCGATCCCGTGCGGATGGAAGCCTGGACAGCCCACGCTGGACACCACAAAAGCAGGCGAGTTTTTCGAGAAGAACATGTGA
- a CDS encoding putative beta propeller protein — protein sequence MNADWTLPLRKVPVHATKDPSVAWNTVHLCYEQTFFGQITSLRYNHAGSLLGGTSTNQFALLRVPQTDGVVVNEQTERKNYSVRFREDDKLYIQAVDQRVILRSSETAFERQYLGHSRDVRSAIFIGRHNFASASDDTTVKLWDLMSDDDLGTARIHADYVRCLEPYAGGSFFSGSYDHRVNLWDPRTGMAAPLQTSGDVITQAVEALCFVPSEEIVAVGAGDRVVVFDPRKGLSTPLFQGSFHTKSVVAVAYSQKLRSLLTGSLDCRVKMFSLDGSELRCIANKRFENGVTSLAVHPGSTEYAVGSTTGELNVYRFREADMDKEDASEEVVLDKKTRSKEQVLQDKMKEVQFELGSYQYGKALKTALYSRHPDVLVSTFEELVRRGAVHVALNNQNDRTIVRVLRFATHYVEKPQFTDTMLVVFETVFDIYSAYVGKSAFFHREILNAQKKIGASLAVMQRMERSMGIMEMIVHSE from the coding sequence ATGAACGCTGACtggacgctgccgctccgcaagGTGCCTGTCCACGCCACCAAGGACCCCTCTGTCGCGTGGAACACGGTACACCTATGCTATGAGCAGACGTTTTTCGGTCAAATCACGAGTCTGCGCTACAATCACGCTGGCTCGTTGCTTGGAGGCACTTCCACAAACCAATTTGCACTCCTGCGTGTCCCCCAGACGGATGGCGTAGTGGTGAACGAACAGACGGAGCGCAAGAACTACTCCGTCCGCTTTCGCGAGGATGACAAGCTTTACATTCAAGCTGTGGACCAAAGGGTGATTTTGCGGTCCTCGGAGACCGCGTTCGAGCGGCAGTATCTAGGGCATTCGCGGGATGTGCGCTCCGCCATCTTTATTGGCCGACATAACTTTGCGTCTGCAAGCGACGACACGACGGTGAAGCTGTGGGATCTGATGAGTGACGATGATCTCGGTACGGCTCGGATTCACGCTGACTACGTGCGCTGTCTTGAGCCATACGCTGGTGGCTCGTTCTTTAGCGGCTCCTACGATCACCGAGTGAACTTGTGGGATCCTCGCACCGGCAtggccgcgccgctgcaaaCCTCGGGGGACGTCATTACCCAAGCCGTGGAGGCGCTCTGCTTCGTACCGAGTGAGGAGATTGTGGCTGTTGGTGCCGGCGatcgcgtcgtcgtctttgACCCACGCAAGGGCCTTAGTACGCCGTTGTTTCAGGGCTCGTTTCACACCAAGTCAGTCGTCGCGGTCGCCTACTCGCAAAAGCTGCGCAGTCTCCTCACGGGATCTCTGGATTGTCGTGTGAAAATGTTCTCGCTTGACGGCAGTGAGCTGCGCTGCATTGCGAACAAGCGCTTTGAAAACGGTGTGACATCGCTGGCGGTGCACCCTGGGTCGACGGAGTACGCCGTGGGCAGCACAACAGGCGAGCTCAACGTGTATCGCTTCAGGGAGGCGGACATGGATAAAGAAGATGCTTCCGAGGAGGTCGTTCTGGACAAGAAGACGCGGTCGAAGGAGCAGGTGCTGCAAGACAAGATGAAAGAAGTGCAGTTTGAGTTGGGAAGCTACCAGTACGGCAAAGCGCTCAAGACTGCGTTGTACTCCCGACATCCCGATGTCCTCGTTTCCACATTTGAGGAGCTTGTGCGTCGAGGCGCGGTGCACGTCGCGCTGAACAACCAAAACGACCGCACCATTGTGCGCGTTCTTCGCTTTGCCACTCACTACGTCGAAAAGCCGCAGTTCACGGACACAATGCTCGTCGTGTTCGAGACCGTTTTCGATATCTATAGCGCCTATGTGGGCAAAAGTGCCTTCTTTCACCGGGAGATTCTGAATGCGCAAAAGAAGATCGGCGCGTCGCTTGCGGTGATGCAGCGCATGGAAAGGAGTATGGGCATCATGGAGATGATCGTGCATTCGGAATAG